The DNA segment GAGATACAGCACGCGCTCGCCGCCCTCGAGGCCGTGCTCCAGGCCGTCTTCGAACATCGCGCCGACCTTCGAGCGGTCAGGATCCCAGCGTCGCCACCCGTCGACGGTCGGCTCCTCGGAGACCTGCGGCCCGCGTGTCGCGAGCGACTCCCGGCCGTCGAACGAGCGGCGCTGAACGCCCTCTGGGAGGCTCATTCGTTCTCACCTCGCGCCCGAATCGTCGCGATGCGGTCGTCGAGTTCGGCCTCAAGTTCGGGCCGGCGCTCGCCGCTGTAGTGGTCGACGCGGGCAGCGAGCGTCAGTTTGCCCGCCAGCGCCCGCGCCGCCGAGCCGCGATGTTCGGGGTCGGTCCCGCGGACGTACTCGTGGGTGTAGATGACCCCGTGTTTCGGCGAGGGAGCGTCCCCCCGTAGGTGGGCAAAGAGCGCGTCCTCGGCACCCAGGACCTGGACCGTGCCGCTGGTCGAACGGGCCAACTGCTTGAGCCCGCCCGAGAGCGCGATCAGCCGCGCCGCGAGCACCGGTCCAGCCATCGAGGAAAGGTTCGGCGCGACCTCCGGCGTGAACCGCTCGATCGACGCTCGGAGTTCGGTGGCCCGCTCGTCGAGGTCGACCACCTGTTCGGCGAGCGCACGCAGTTGTTCGTCGAGGTCGCTATCTGGTTCGTGCTCGGTAATCTCGCGGGCGAAGGCGACACCGCCGCCGGACTTGCCGACCCGGCTCCCGCCCCACTCGGCGACCCGCTCGGCCAGCTCGTTCGCGGTGCGTTCACAGTCGTCCATGGCCCGAACGGCGTGCACGAGTTGCTGGTCGTCGGCGCGCTCGCGCTGGGCGACGGCCTCGCGAGCAGTCTCGATGGTCGCCTCACGCAGTTTGTCGTAGTAGTCGTCCGCGTCACTGGCGAAGCCCGACGCGATCGCTCTGTCGGGCCACGCTGCCGGGGATTCGGCAGTCCCGTCTTCGATCGCGTCGCGAGCGTCGAGAACCTCGGGATCGACGCCCTCGAACCAGCCTGTGTCCGTGGTCATTGTCGGAGTGTATACGTTCCCCCCGTATATCGGTTCCCGAGTCGGTGTCGGTCACAGCGTCGCCAGTACTGCCTGGACGTAGCTGTTCGCGCCCCAACTTCGGTGCGGAGCGATCGTCTCGACGAGCCGGCGGGCCTGTTCCTCGCGCATGTGTCCGACTCGGGCGTAGTCGCGGAGCAACCGCGGCGTCGGCACGAGTGTCGCGCCCTCGATCAGCGCGTGGACCCGAGCGAGGTTGGTGAACTCGTCGGTGAGGAGGGCGTCTACGCCGAGGGCGTTCGCGAGCACGATCGCGGCTGTCTCGCCCTCGTCGAGCCCGTAGGCCGGCAGCGCGTCGTCGGCGTCTTCCCGATCTAACGGATCGACGACCCGATAGTGCTCGTCTGCCGCGCGGACGTTCGTCGCGGCCGCAGCGTGAACGTCGTCGTACCCAGCCATCTCTTGTAGCTCGGTCTCGACTTGCGTCGGGACGAAAACATCGCTCCCTGTCAGGAGGTACTGCAGCGGATCGGGTTCGGAAGCCGTGTCGTAACTCGACACGGACCGTGGAATCGCCAGACTCGCCAGTGCACACGTGTCGGCGACGACTGTCTCCATTGATCAGTCCTCTGGATCGACGGTCGCCGTCTCGCCGTCGTAGACATCGGTGTCTTTGTCTGGTTCCGGGACGTCCAGGGGGTCGCTCTCCAGATCGCGTTTCAGTAGCTGAAGCGTCCGTGCTCGTTCGGTCCCGACTAGCGTCTCGACAAGGTCGTATTCGATCCGATTGTCGTAATAGGCCTCGGCGACGTGCTCGCGAAACTGCTCGTTCTGGCGATGTTCCTGCAGATACTCCTGCAGGGCCTCGATGATAACGTCTGTCCGATCCTTCCCTTCGATGTCTGCCAGCGCGTCTGCCTGCTTGACGAGCTCCTCGGGCGAGAGAAAGTGGACGCGCTTGCGCTTGGAATCTGCAGCCATATGTGCAAAGTATGTGTGTCAGAAATGTAAATGTGTGCATGGCGTGTGCGTATACACCCCTTAGAAGTTCCACTCAGCTAGTTTCAGACGGACTCTTGTGGGGTTGAAGCGCGCCGACGGGCTCGCCAAAGCCACGCCAGACGAGTTTCAGACGGACTCCGCCAATATCTCGCCCAAACCCAAATCACGCCACTGAATTACGCGAGTGCGTCAGGATCAGCTTTCATGTATTCTCGCAGCAGGACAGTAGCGTAGGACCCTTTCGGAAGCGAAAACTCAAACGTCGGAGGGTCGCCTGAGACCGTCAGATTCGTCCGGACCAGGATCGCCCGACGCGTTCCGGAGGATTCGAACTCGCCGGGCAGATCGAAGTCGGCGGGTTCGATATCGAGATCAGCGAGCACCTCCTGGGCGATCTCAGCCGGTTCACCTTCGCCAAACTCGGTATCGGTCCCGACCAGCGGTGCGGTCACGAACGCTCGCCCGCGGTCGACGTGTCGCCGAGCCGTGTCGAGACGCGACTTGTTGACAACCTGGGTTCGGTCGGCATCGGGTAATTCGAGATCCGGCGGCGCGTCCCGGTCGCCGAAACAGATCACGTCGCCCGCGACCGGTTCGTCGAAGGGGAGTCCACGTCGAAGTCGCTCCGAGCAGATCCGGTTGAACACGTACGACTGGGCGGCGTTGACGAACAGCCGCTGCAGGTTCGTCGGGAGCGCGGTCAGCGCCGCCCGGAAGTCGGCTGGTTCGTCGCCGTCGATCTCGGCGAGGCGCTGTACCATCGCGCGCTCGTATCCGAGATACCCTGGCAGTGCTTCCGTTGCTCGTCCCCACTCCCGGTCGTCCCAGCATTCCTCGACGGTCGCCCGCGCGTCGCGCGTCGACTCGCGTTCGCGCTCGCTCGGGTTCCCGACGTACGTCCGGACCGCACCCTCCCAGTCCCGGCGGACAATCGCCAGTCCGACCTCGTGTGTGATCGCCCGTCGGCTCCCGAACCGCTGCTGGCCGAAGACGTTGGGCACGCCGACGCGGTCGTCGCTCCCGCCGAAGGCCCGGAGATCGCCGGTGATCGCCTCGATCGTCTCGACCTGTTCGGGCTCGGAGACCGTGATCTCGAAGCGATTGCCCGCGAGGTCGCCAAAGGTCAGTCCCCGGCCGGTCCGTCCGAGCACGTCGATGTCGGCACCCGCGAGGTCGACGCTCGCGACGGCCTCGGGATCGGCGTTCCGGACCGTGAACAGCTGGGTCGTGATCGCGTACTTGTCCTTCGTCCCGGCCCAGTCGACGCGTTCGCGGCTGATCCCCAGTCGATCCGACAGGGCACTCGCGAAGTCGTTGGTATCCCACTCTCGCAGTGTCGCCCGCAGCAGAATATGCGGATATCCGCCGGCATCAGCCTCGATGGGCTCCGGTTCGACGGTCTCGATCTCCTCGACCCGAAAGTGATCGGGCGAAGCACGGAGTTGCCCACCGATCCCCTCGGCGTCGCTGACGTAATAGTCGATTCCGACCGCCGCCTCGAGTGGGTGTGCGTCACGCATCGCGTCGCTCGAACCGTGCGGCGGCGGGAGTAAAGCACTGTCGCAACAGTTAGGACCGCCGTCGTGCCAGATATCTTTACGAACGTGTCGCCACCAGTATCAATAGAACTCCCTGACGAGATCCGTCGCCCCGTCAGGCGCGCCGTCCGGAATCTCGGCTTTGTTGGATCCGATTCCCTCCCGTTCCACGTAGGGCGTGCTGTCTTCGTCCTGGTAGAGGATGCCGATGTACTCTTTGTCGCTGTCGAGAACCCGGTCTTTGGCCTGGTCGAAACTGCCCGGATCGTGGTCGGTATCCTCCAGATCGACGATCGAGTCCCGGAAGTAGTCGTAGGTGTCGACGTCGTTGAACGTCACGCAGGGGCTGTAGACGTTGACGAAGCCAAAGCCGTCGTGTTCGATGGCCTGTTTGACGAGTTCGGTGTGTCGCTGGGAGTCCGATGAAAAGGACTGCGCGATGAAAGTCCCGCCGGCCGACAGCGCCAGCGCCTTCGGGTTGACCGGCGGAACGCTCGTCCCATCCGGGGAGGTCGCGGTCTCGAATCCCTCCTGGGAAGTCGGCGAAGCCTGTCCCTTCGTCAATCCGTAGATCCGGTTATCCATGACGACGTAGGTCATATCGACGTTCCGGCGGACGGCGTGGATGAAATGCCCGACGCCGATCGAGTAGCCGTCGCCGTCGCCGCCGGCGACCATCACCTCCAGGTCAGGATTGGCCAGCTTCACGCCGGTCCCGACCGGCAACGCGCGACCGTGGACCCCGTGCAGCGCGTAGCTGTGCATGTAGGTCCCGATCTTGCCGGAGCAGCCGATCCCCGCGACGAGGAACGTCTCGTCGGGGTGGTTGCCGGTTTCGGCGAGGGCTTTCATCATGCCGTTCATCGTCCCGAAATCGCCACAGCCGGGACACCAGGTCGGTTGCTTATCGGATTTGAAGTCCGTGAATCGAACGTCGGAACTCATTGTGGTACCTCCGTCTTCGCGACGGCGTCACGGATCGCTTCGGCCAGTTCGTCGGCCTTGAACCGGACGCCCGTGTACTTGTTGATGCGCTGGACGCGTTCCAGCGTGTCCTGTTCGATCAGGTCCGCGAACTGCCCGGTCGCGTTCGCCTCGACGACGAGCACGTCTTCGGCGGCCTCGACCGCCTCGGTGAGGTCCGGCCGCGGATGGATGTACGGCACTGACAGCAACCGGACTGACACCCCGTCCAGTTGCGTCATCGCTTCGCGGATCGCCCCCTCGTTAGAGCCCCACGTGAGCACGAGCGTATCGGCGTCCGGATCGCCGAACTCCCTGGGCTCGAAGGTCTCCCGTTCGCGCGCAGTCTCGACTTTCCGTTCGCGTTTGTCGACCTGTTCGACCCGCACGTCCTCGTCCTCGGTCCGGCGGCCGAGTTCGTCGTGTTCGAGCCCGGTCGTCATGTGCGCGCCGTCGGCCGTCCCCGGGAACGCACGCGGGCTGATGCCGTCTTCGGTCGCTGCGTGCGCGCGGAACCGTCCCTTCTCGTCGAGCCACGCCTCGACGTCTTCCTCGTCGACGACCTTCCCGCGCTCGATCTCGACGGCGTCCATGTCGAACTCCTCGGGTTCGTAGGTACGCTCGGTCACGGCCATCGAGAGGTCTGCCGTCAGATAGACCGGCACCTGGTACTTCTCGGCGAGGTTGAACGCCTCGATCGTCTTGTGGAAACACTCCGCAATCGTCGTCGGCGCGATAACGAATCGCGGAATCTCGCCGTGCCCGCCGTAGAGCATCATGTTCAGGTCCTCCTGTCCCTGTTTGGTCGGCATCCCCGTCGAGGGGCCCGAGCGCATCACGTTGGCTATCACCAGCGGCGTCTCCGTCGTTGCCACGAGTCCGAACGTCTCGCTCATCAGGTCGATTCCCGGGCCCGAAGTGCCCGTCATCGCCCGCGCGCCGGCCCGGGCGGCCCCCAGCGCCAGGTTGATCGCCGCGAGTTCGTCCTCGGCCTGGACGACCGCCCCGCCGAACTCCTCGATCCGGCCCGTGAGATACTCCATGATGTCGGTCGCCGGCGTGATCGGATAGCCGGCGTAGAACCGACACCCGGCGGCGATCGCGCCCATGCCGATCGCCTCGTCACCGTTCAGCAGGACGTAGTCGTTGTCGGTCGTTTCGAGATCGTATTCGAAGTCGTACTCGTAGTTCTCTCGGACGTACTCCTGCCCGAGCCGGGCCGCTTCCTTGTTGTTCTGGACGATTGCCCTACCCTTGTCGCCGAAGCGCTTTTCGAGCGCTTCGTCGAGGTTCTCGATCGGGAACGCCGCCACTTCGCAGGCTGCCCCGAGCGCGACGACGTTGCGCATGATCGCGCCGCCAGCCTCCTCGCCGAGCCCCTGTAGGGGCACTTCCAGCCCGATCATCCCCTCGGGCACCTCGACGTCCTGCATCGTCGTCTGCTCGCCGTCGTAGATGATGACACTCCCCTCGTGGAGTTCATCGAGGTTCTCGTCGATGGTCCGCTCTGTCAGCGCGATCAACACGTCGAGCCGGTCGACGACGCTCTCGACCGGATCGATCGCTGTGCGGACCTTGTAGGCCGTGTACCCCCCGCGGATGCGTGAGGCGAAATCCTTCGAGGTGTAGACGTGGCGGCCGGCACGTGACAGCGCGCGAGCGAAAATCTTGCCCGTCGAGTCGATCCCGTCGCCGGCCTCGCCACCGATGGCCCAGTTGAGATCCTCATGCATGATGAGGAAGGTTTCAAAGCGACCGACGAAAAGCCTTCTGGAACCCCACCCCGATGCCGCCGGCCCGGACGTTTTGTTACCTCGAATTGCACCTTCCGAAAGGACCATCCACCGCCCGCTCGGACTATCGGGCATGGACACGACGGATCTCACTATCGCGGCACTCGAATCGGTCGGCCCGGACGCGATCGCAATCACGTTCGACACGCCAGCCGGGTTCTCGGCGTATCCCGGACAGTTCGTCAAATTGACGCTCGATACCGACGACGGCGAGCAGTCTCGCTTCTATACGATCTCTTCGCCCGATGTCGCGGACACGTTCGAGATCACGGTCGGAATCGATCCCGAGGGCGAGGTGGCTCCGCTGCTCGCCGATCTGGAGCCCGGGGAC comes from the Halapricum desulfuricans genome and includes:
- a CDS encoding 2-oxoacid:acceptor oxidoreductase subunit alpha; amino-acid sequence: MHEDLNWAIGGEAGDGIDSTGKIFARALSRAGRHVYTSKDFASRIRGGYTAYKVRTAIDPVESVVDRLDVLIALTERTIDENLDELHEGSVIIYDGEQTTMQDVEVPEGMIGLEVPLQGLGEEAGGAIMRNVVALGAACEVAAFPIENLDEALEKRFGDKGRAIVQNNKEAARLGQEYVRENYEYDFEYDLETTDNDYVLLNGDEAIGMGAIAAGCRFYAGYPITPATDIMEYLTGRIEEFGGAVVQAEDELAAINLALGAARAGARAMTGTSGPGIDLMSETFGLVATTETPLVIANVMRSGPSTGMPTKQGQEDLNMMLYGGHGEIPRFVIAPTTIAECFHKTIEAFNLAEKYQVPVYLTADLSMAVTERTYEPEEFDMDAVEIERGKVVDEEDVEAWLDEKGRFRAHAATEDGISPRAFPGTADGAHMTTGLEHDELGRRTEDEDVRVEQVDKRERKVETARERETFEPREFGDPDADTLVLTWGSNEGAIREAMTQLDGVSVRLLSVPYIHPRPDLTEAVEAAEDVLVVEANATGQFADLIEQDTLERVQRINKYTGVRFKADELAEAIRDAVAKTEVPQ
- a CDS encoding 2-oxoacid:ferredoxin oxidoreductase subunit beta, which produces MSSDVRFTDFKSDKQPTWCPGCGDFGTMNGMMKALAETGNHPDETFLVAGIGCSGKIGTYMHSYALHGVHGRALPVGTGVKLANPDLEVMVAGGDGDGYSIGVGHFIHAVRRNVDMTYVVMDNRIYGLTKGQASPTSQEGFETATSPDGTSVPPVNPKALALSAGGTFIAQSFSSDSQRHTELVKQAIEHDGFGFVNVYSPCVTFNDVDTYDYFRDSIVDLEDTDHDPGSFDQAKDRVLDSDKEYIGILYQDEDSTPYVEREGIGSNKAEIPDGAPDGATDLVREFY
- a CDS encoding NOP5/NOP56 family protein; translated protein: MTTDTGWFEGVDPEVLDARDAIEDGTAESPAAWPDRAIASGFASDADDYYDKLREATIETAREAVAQRERADDQQLVHAVRAMDDCERTANELAERVAEWGGSRVGKSGGGVAFAREITEHEPDSDLDEQLRALAEQVVDLDERATELRASIERFTPEVAPNLSSMAGPVLAARLIALSGGLKQLARSTSGTVQVLGAEDALFAHLRGDAPSPKHGVIYTHEYVRGTDPEHRGSAARALAGKLTLAARVDHYSGERRPELEAELDDRIATIRARGENE
- the truD gene encoding tRNA pseudouridine(13) synthase TruD encodes the protein MRDAHPLEAAVGIDYYVSDAEGIGGQLRASPDHFRVEEIETVEPEPIEADAGGYPHILLRATLREWDTNDFASALSDRLGISRERVDWAGTKDKYAITTQLFTVRNADPEAVASVDLAGADIDVLGRTGRGLTFGDLAGNRFEITVSEPEQVETIEAITGDLRAFGGSDDRVGVPNVFGQQRFGSRRAITHEVGLAIVRRDWEGAVRTYVGNPSERERESTRDARATVEECWDDREWGRATEALPGYLGYERAMVQRLAEIDGDEPADFRAALTALPTNLQRLFVNAAQSYVFNRICSERLRRGLPFDEPVAGDVICFGDRDAPPDLELPDADRTQVVNKSRLDTARRHVDRGRAFVTAPLVGTDTEFGEGEPAEIAQEVLADLDIEPADFDLPGEFESSGTRRAILVRTNLTVSGDPPTFEFSLPKGSYATVLLREYMKADPDALA